From a single Plasmodium yoelii strain 17X genome assembly, chromosome: 9 genomic region:
- a CDS encoding PIR protein, producing the protein MNKNLCEKFMSIWEFFPDKLTDDKQYDFKKDNFLDSYCGSYSCDGDIEKINAGFFYLFNQFFGSSESSYYAQNNINIVDYIMLWVSYMLNLKETEFNNGLKYFYTTNINTGKYKNSIANFTEHKSYKDLIDQRNYFMGMDRNIISDFYEAFKLLCEMYTIDERNLHSTKCSENANKFVSKYKEMNKNSNITSNSSCKQLLSTLLDDYNKFKNYCNSKGGNCKNYPELPTIEEIQASAQKTVQISEDTSSSSSITTRLFTVLSIFGAIAFFLGISYKYSLFGFRKRFQKQKLREKIKNIKKRMNQ; encoded by the exons atgaataagaatttg tgtgaaaAGTTTATGAGTATATGGGAGTTTTTTCCCGATAAATTGACCGATGATAAACagtatgattttaaaaaagataatTTCTTAGATAGTTATTGTGGTAGTTATAGTTGTGATGGTGATatcgaaaaaattaatgccggatttttttatttgtttaatcAATTCTTTGGGAGTTCTGAGTCATCGTATTATgcgcaaaataatataaatattgttgATTACATTATGCTATGggtaagttatatgttaaatcTAAAGGAAACAGAATTTAACAACggtttaaaatatttttatactacaaatataaatactggtaagtataaaaattctatagCCAATTTTACAGAGCATAAAAgttataaggatcttatagatcaaagaaattattttatgGGTATGGATAGAAATATTATATCTGATTTTTATgaagcatttaaattattatgtgaaaTGTATACTATTGATGAAAGAAACTTACATTCCACAAAATGTTCAGAAAATGCTAATAAATTTGTTagtaaatataaagaaatgaataaaaattctAATATTACTAGTAATAGTTCCTGTAAACAACTATTGTCTACTTTATTagatgattataataaatttaaaaattattgtaaTAGTAAAGGTGGTAATTGTAAAAACTATCCAGAGCTTCCAACGATAGAAGAAATACAAGCTTCTGCACAAAAAACTGTACAAATTTCTGAAGatacatcatcaagttcgtcgataacAACCAGATtatttacagttttatcgatatttggtgcaatagcattttttttaggaatttcttataag tattcgctatttggatttcggaaacgatttcaaaaacaaaaattaagagaaaaaataaaaaatataaagaagagaatgaatcaataa
- a CDS encoding PIR protein — MDKDVCKRFKNVREWVPDQLSSNGEYQIKHGEDFQKYCTNECNSSLDKISAGCLYLLNEFFRDSSTFELVAKENFYIVEYILIWLSYMLNLIKTQENVSKEHFYNTYIMNGSKYTTNIKYIDGYNDYKDLIDTNEYFLNMDMSIISKLYDAFNILCDIYNELDTNGSNCEKCSQKANKFVETYKKIIIDHNITDGNSYLHVVFTLFIYYDNLKKKCKDFSSIPNIENIISEATSSSSIASKLIPILSILVAIAIFLGISYKYSLFGFRKRFQKQKLREKLKNIKKKMNRSYMIQRE, encoded by the exons ATGGATAAGGacgtg tgtaaaaGGTTCAAGAATGTAAGGGAATGGGTTCCCGATCAATTGTCCAGCAACGGAGAGTATCAAATTAAACATGGTGAAGATTTCCAAAAGTATTGTACTAATGAATGTAATAGCTCTCTCGATAAAATTAGTGCTGGGTGTTTATATTTGCTTAATGAATTTTTTCGTGATTCTTCTACGTTTGAGTTGGTTGCAAAAGAAAACTTCTATATTGTTGAATACattttgatatggttaagttatatgttaaaccttaTCAAAACTCAAGAAAACGTCAGTAAAGagcatttttataatacatatataatgaatgGTAGTAAGTATactactaatataaaatatattgatggttataatgattataaggatcttatagatacaaatgaatattttttaaatatggatatgagcattatatctaaattatatgatgcatttaatatattatgtgatatatataatgagcTTGATACAAATGGCTCAAATTGCGAGAAATGTTCCCAAAAAGCTAATAAATTTGttgaaacatataaaaaaattatcatagaTCATAACATTACTGACGGTAACTCCTATTTGCATGTAGTTTTTactttattcatatattatgataatttaaaaaaaaaatgtaaagatTTCTCATCCATTccaaatatagaaaatataatttctgAAGCtacatcaagttcgtcgatagcaagcaaattaattccaattttatcgatattagttgcaatagcaatttttttaggaatttcttataag tattcgttatttggatttcggaaacgatttcaaaaacaaaaattaagagaaaagctaaaaaatataaagaagaaaatgaatcgtTCATATATGATTCAAAGAGAgtga
- a CDS encoding PIR protein, whose amino-acid sequence MLSDRVCGEFESIWRFFSDDLTESREYDFKSSMLKNYCPKPGNCNNDIDKINAGCLWLFNKFYGNNSNFSIYANGNMNIVVYFMTWLSYKLNQKPQSGVNKFNDFYSKHMKNVKEYTNNINDVTGYTSYIDLINKKENLMDIDIELMSKFYDLFKNLCKMYNDFSKKSNNSKKYIEYANKFADEYKKLFNDNDNNIKGSSYDQILTTLSNDYNYFKNYCNKINDDCSDIPPLPEIKTTQDYVQDSGQTPVQNSEATSPSSPITNKLIPVLSIIVAIPIFLGIFYKYSLFGFRKRSQKQYLREKIKK is encoded by the exons ATGCTAAGTGATAGAGTG TGTGGAGAATTTGAAAGTATATGGAGGTTTTTTTCCGATGATTTAACTGAATCTAGAGAATATGATTTTAAGTCGTCAATGCTTAAGAATTACTGCCCTAAACCTGGAAACTGCAATAACGATATCGATAAGATTAATGCTGGGTGTTTATggttatttaataaattttatgggaataatagtaatttttCGATTTATGCTAATGGAAATATGAATATTGTTGTATACTTTATGACTTGGTTAAGCTATAAGTTAAATCAAAAACCACAAAGTGGAGTCAACAAGTTTAACGACTTTTATAGTAAACATATGAAAAATGTCAAGGAGTAtacgaataatataaatgatgtTACGGGGTATACAAGTTATATTgatcttataaataaaaaagaaaatttgaTGGATATTGATATTGAGCttatgtctaaattttatgatttatttaaaaatttgtgtaaaatgtataatgATTTTTCAAAGAAGAGCAATAATAGCAAAAAGTATATAGAATATGCCAATAAATTTGCtgatgaatataaaaaactttttaatgataatgataataatattaaaggAAGTTCATATGATCAAATATTGActacattatcaaatgattataattattttaaaaattattgtaaCAAAATTAACGACGATTGTAGCGATATTCCACCTCTTCCAGAGATAAAAACAACACAAGATTATGTACAAGATTCTGGACAAACTCCTGTCCAAAATTCTGAAGCTACATCACCAAGTTCGCCGAtaacaaacaaattaattccagttttatcgataatTGTTGCAATACCAATATTCTTgggaattttttataag tattcgttattcggatttcggaaacgatctcaaaaacaatatttaagagaaaaaatcaaaaaatag